A genomic window from Pyxidicoccus trucidator includes:
- a CDS encoding zf-HC2 domain-containing protein: MNTPCTKLHLFVDGELSATEADAFRHHLTRCAECEVGLRDLLQLELLASRALAGAGSEGSDEADSPAKVTPLRPWLHRAYRAAVPVALAAGLAAVGVYRLQAQPEMPAEVWLASADSRMMDSRLSHPKADRFRPYIPMRGTTLSTEALPLRPLAELEERQDFRGIAAAYALRGDWQQAEAFLARAAPSADKDNDRAVVALSRQRWEEALELLGGALRQEPKHPQALWNRGLALRGRGLLKQAEESFREVAALPGQDEGWKEEAEARANELRELRESEGARWQKQVKEAWGQLANGTADVKQLAQQPAVARAALYEAVRTATTPAAVKALAPLAKELDRVGGGAVLQDYVRDMEARDFNARGPLASEYAKLVEGKPTPGLVEALRRSKEWDLYFGALVHTGEASKDAEALKALQRFAHGSRDPWLNLLAERERARSEELAGRASSAEQLLLATLRTCEAYDKLFHCAEIN, encoded by the coding sequence GGGGAGCTGTCCGCCACCGAGGCGGACGCCTTCCGCCACCACCTCACGCGCTGTGCCGAGTGCGAGGTGGGGCTGAGGGACTTGCTCCAGCTGGAGCTGCTGGCCTCGCGCGCCCTGGCGGGTGCCGGGAGCGAAGGGAGTGATGAGGCGGACAGCCCCGCCAAGGTGACGCCGCTGCGGCCCTGGCTGCACCGGGCCTACCGGGCGGCGGTGCCGGTGGCGCTGGCGGCGGGACTGGCGGCGGTGGGGGTGTATCGCCTCCAGGCGCAGCCGGAGATGCCGGCCGAGGTGTGGCTGGCGAGCGCGGACTCGCGAATGATGGACTCGCGGCTGAGCCACCCGAAGGCGGACCGGTTCCGGCCCTACATCCCGATGCGGGGCACGACGCTCTCCACGGAGGCGCTGCCGCTGCGCCCGCTGGCGGAGCTGGAGGAGCGCCAGGACTTCCGCGGCATCGCCGCGGCGTATGCGCTGCGCGGGGACTGGCAGCAGGCGGAGGCCTTCCTGGCCCGGGCGGCCCCGTCCGCGGACAAGGACAATGACCGCGCGGTGGTGGCGCTGAGCCGCCAGCGCTGGGAAGAGGCGCTGGAGCTGCTGGGCGGAGCGCTGCGCCAGGAGCCGAAGCACCCGCAGGCGCTGTGGAACCGCGGGCTGGCGCTGCGCGGCCGCGGGCTGCTGAAGCAGGCGGAGGAGTCCTTCCGCGAAGTGGCGGCGCTGCCGGGGCAGGACGAGGGGTGGAAGGAAGAGGCGGAGGCCCGGGCGAACGAGCTGCGCGAGCTGAGGGAGTCCGAGGGCGCGCGCTGGCAGAAGCAGGTGAAGGAGGCGTGGGGGCAGCTGGCCAACGGCACGGCGGACGTGAAGCAGCTGGCGCAGCAGCCGGCGGTGGCTCGCGCGGCCCTCTACGAGGCCGTGCGCACGGCCACCACGCCCGCCGCGGTGAAGGCGCTGGCGCCGCTGGCGAAGGAGCTGGACCGCGTGGGCGGTGGCGCGGTGCTGCAGGACTACGTCCGGGACATGGAGGCGCGGGACTTCAACGCTCGCGGCCCGCTGGCCAGCGAGTACGCGAAGCTGGTGGAGGGGAAGCCCACGCCGGGGCTGGTGGAGGCGCTGCGCCGCTCGAAGGAGTGGGATTTGTACTTCGGCGCGCTGGTGCACACCGGCGAGGCGTCGAAGGACGCCGAGGCGCTGAAGGCGCTCCAGCGCTTCGCCCATGGCTCGAGAGACCCGTGGCTGAACCTGCTGGCCGAGCGCGAGCGCGCCCGGAGCGAGGAGCTGGCGGGCCGCGCGAGCAGCGCCGAGCAGCTCCTGCTGGCGACGCTGCGCACCTGCGAGGCGTACGACAAGCTCTTCCACTGCGCTGAAATCAACTAG